A genomic window from Desulfobotulus mexicanus includes:
- the hisH gene encoding imidazole glycerol phosphate synthase subunit HisH, which translates to MWTTDRQPYSPKKRILIVSFGMGNLLSVSSALSHLGASFFVSSEGRDFPEADAFILPGVGAFGTAMENLQKQHLIAPLTREVMEKGKPCLGICLGMQLFAKDSCEMGFHRGLGWLDAHVLPLEPEGLPVPHVGWNDIRIHRKDPFFSTLDDGTNFYFDHSLHLLCSKEMVSAICDYGGPVIAAIQHKNLMAAQFHPEKSQRNGLKLLRNFLNFIEDKSPVETPSC; encoded by the coding sequence ATGTGGACTACCGATAGACAGCCCTATTCCCCCAAAAAACGCATTCTCATTGTCTCCTTTGGCATGGGCAACCTGCTTTCCGTATCCAGCGCTCTCAGCCATCTGGGAGCCTCCTTTTTCGTATCCTCAGAGGGAAGGGACTTTCCGGAAGCAGACGCCTTCATACTGCCCGGAGTCGGAGCCTTTGGAACAGCCATGGAAAATCTTCAAAAACAGCATCTCATTGCTCCCCTGACCCGTGAAGTCATGGAAAAGGGAAAGCCCTGCCTCGGCATCTGCCTTGGCATGCAGCTTTTTGCAAAGGATTCCTGCGAAATGGGGTTTCACAGGGGCCTCGGCTGGCTGGATGCCCATGTCCTGCCCCTTGAGCCGGAAGGACTTCCCGTTCCCCACGTAGGCTGGAATGATATCCGCATTCACCGCAAAGATCCTTTTTTTTCCACCCTTGATGACGGGACAAACTTCTATTTCGATCACTCCCTGCATCTCTTGTGCAGCAAAGAAATGGTATCCGCCATCTGTGATTATGGCGGCCCGGTCATTGCTGCCATCCAGCATAAAAACCTCATGGCTGCCCAGTTCCATCCGGAAAAAAGTCAGCGGAACGGCCTGAAACTCCTCAGGAATTTCCTTAATTTCATTGAAGATAAAAGCCCCGTGGAGACCCCGTCATGCTGA
- a CDS encoding N-acetyl sugar amidotransferase, which produces MTITLCKTCANPSTRPNVVFDEEGICLVCRFEEEKRNKSIDWEARQKELESILTWGRENSKTCYDCIVTVSGGKDSTKQAMYARDVLGLKPLLVSCVYPPEQLHERGAHNLANLISLGFDTVSLSLNPQVWKKMMRRSFFLYANWCRSTEMALYAIPIHVAIAYRIPLVFLGENPALTIGEKHGRLDGDASQMKHCNTLGGGVPDARLTEGIDPKDIHFYSYPPDEDMLYAGIRIIYLGYYIKEWSGRNNADFSIRHGLVTRTEPPGKIGDLWGVSGLDEDFRLVNQMIKYLKFGFGHVTDQVTEAIHLGMMNREEGLELVRKYDGKCDMDYIRRFCHYLEISEEEFWEVAESVRNPAIWSKDEKGEWILHVDYR; this is translated from the coding sequence ATGACGATCACCCTCTGCAAGACCTGCGCCAACCCCAGCACAAGGCCCAATGTGGTTTTTGATGAAGAAGGCATCTGCCTTGTCTGTCGCTTTGAGGAAGAAAAACGAAACAAGAGCATCGACTGGGAGGCACGGCAGAAGGAACTGGAGTCCATCCTCACATGGGGCCGGGAAAACAGCAAAACCTGCTATGACTGCATTGTCACCGTAAGCGGGGGGAAAGACAGCACCAAGCAGGCTATGTATGCAAGGGATGTTCTCGGGCTGAAACCCCTCCTTGTGAGCTGCGTCTATCCGCCGGAACAGCTCCATGAACGGGGTGCCCACAATCTTGCAAACCTGATTTCCTTAGGTTTTGATACGGTCAGCCTCAGCCTGAATCCCCAGGTATGGAAAAAAATGATGCGCCGCAGTTTTTTTCTCTACGCAAACTGGTGCCGATCCACGGAAATGGCCCTCTATGCCATCCCCATCCATGTGGCCATTGCCTACAGGATTCCGCTGGTTTTTCTGGGGGAAAATCCGGCCCTCACCATCGGAGAAAAGCATGGCAGACTTGATGGTGACGCCTCCCAGATGAAACACTGCAATACCCTCGGAGGCGGTGTTCCGGATGCCCGGCTCACGGAGGGAATTGACCCCAAAGACATCCATTTCTACAGCTACCCGCCCGACGAAGACATGCTGTATGCCGGAATTCGCATCATTTATCTCGGCTACTACATCAAGGAATGGTCTGGCAGGAACAATGCGGATTTTTCCATCAGACACGGCCTTGTCACCCGCACGGAGCCCCCGGGAAAAATTGGCGACCTCTGGGGTGTCAGCGGCCTGGATGAAGACTTCCGTCTGGTCAATCAGATGATCAAGTATCTTAAATTTGGTTTTGGTCATGTGACCGATCAGGTCACGGAAGCCATCCATCTGGGCATGATGAACCGGGAAGAAGGCCTGGAGCTTGTCAGAAAATACGATGGAAAATGTGACATGGACTATATCCGGCGCTTCTGCCATTACCTTGAAATCAGCGAGGAGGAATTCTGGGAAGTGGCCGAATCCGTGCGGAACCCTGCTATCTGGTCAAAGGATGAAAAAGGAGAGTGGATTCTTCATGTGGACTACCGATAG
- a CDS encoding GNAT family N-acetyltransferase, producing the protein MSPHPEICTQRLRITPFTETHISEAYIGWLNNKKLMAHSEQRHREHDAASCLAYLRSFEKTPHYFWAIMEEKRGLGHIGNINAYVNIPNGLADMGILIGSPEAKGKGYGLETWKAVADFLLHRAGLRKVTAGTLAGNRAMLKLMEKAGMVEDGIRKRHYICNGMETDVVHMALFQEPKATCKAENQA; encoded by the coding sequence ATGAGCCCACACCCGGAGATCTGCACCCAAAGGCTCAGGATCACGCCCTTTACGGAGACCCATATCTCAGAAGCCTACATCGGCTGGCTCAATAACAAAAAGCTCATGGCCCACAGCGAACAGCGCCACAGGGAACACGATGCAGCCTCCTGCCTTGCCTATCTCCGCTCCTTTGAGAAAACCCCCCACTACTTCTGGGCCATCATGGAAGAAAAAAGGGGACTGGGACACATCGGCAACATCAATGCCTATGTCAATATCCCCAATGGCCTTGCGGACATGGGCATTCTCATCGGAAGTCCGGAAGCAAAGGGAAAGGGCTACGGACTGGAGACCTGGAAGGCCGTTGCCGACTTTCTCCTGCACAGGGCAGGGCTGCGTAAAGTAACAGCCGGAACCCTGGCCGGGAACAGGGCCATGCTGAAGCTCATGGAAAAGGCGGGTATGGTGGAAGATGGCATCAGAAAGCGGCATTATATTTGCAATGGAATGGAAACGGATGTGGTGCATATGGCCCTTTTTCAAGAACCGAAAGCTACCTGTAAAGCGGAGAACCAGGCATGA
- a CDS encoding DegT/DnrJ/EryC1/StrS family aminotransferase, whose protein sequence is MTLAIHGGNPVRTRPFPRHRTIGSEEKEAVCRVLDSGVLSKYLGCWHEDFMGGHEVRALEEEWAAYFGARHAIAVNSCTSGLFCAVGAIGTEPGDEIIVPPYTMSATAVAPLIYNAVPVFADIEADCFCLDPKEVEKKITKRTRAIMVVDLFGQPSDAEGIHALARKNGLHVIEDTAQAPGALYQGKPAGTLGHIGVFSLNYHKHIHCGEGGVVVTDDDTLAERIRLIRNHGESVVEGMGTANLVNMVGFNFRMTEMEAAVARCQLHKLEGLLEKRLENCRYMTEGLSQIPAITAPVIRENCRHAFYVHACKFDETLAGVSRNTFMDAVKAELPCTEGRESEGVKIGCGYVKPLYLLPLFQQKIAHGSGHFPFTSPWNPSVPDYGKGSCPVCEDLHEKTLFTHELMLPSMEKADMDDVLRAFTKVWEARDQLKGNIK, encoded by the coding sequence ATGACCCTTGCCATTCACGGCGGAAACCCTGTGCGCACCCGCCCCTTTCCCCGCCACAGAACCATCGGATCCGAAGAAAAGGAAGCCGTCTGCCGGGTGCTGGATTCCGGTGTGCTGTCCAAATACCTCGGATGCTGGCACGAGGATTTCATGGGCGGCCATGAAGTCCGGGCACTGGAAGAAGAATGGGCGGCTTATTTCGGCGCCCGCCACGCCATTGCCGTCAATTCCTGCACCTCCGGGCTGTTCTGCGCCGTAGGGGCCATCGGAACGGAACCGGGAGATGAGATCATCGTCCCGCCCTACACCATGAGTGCCACCGCCGTAGCCCCCCTCATTTACAATGCCGTTCCCGTTTTTGCGGACATTGAGGCGGACTGTTTCTGCCTCGATCCTAAGGAAGTGGAAAAAAAAATCACAAAGCGCACCCGCGCCATCATGGTGGTGGATCTCTTCGGCCAGCCCTCTGATGCGGAAGGCATCCATGCCCTGGCCCGTAAAAATGGCCTCCATGTCATCGAGGACACGGCCCAGGCACCGGGCGCCCTGTATCAGGGAAAACCCGCCGGAACCCTGGGCCACATCGGCGTATTTTCCCTCAACTACCACAAGCACATCCACTGCGGCGAAGGCGGGGTTGTGGTCACAGACGACGATACCCTTGCGGAAAGAATCCGCCTCATCCGCAACCATGGGGAATCCGTGGTGGAAGGCATGGGTACGGCAAACCTTGTCAACATGGTGGGGTTCAATTTCCGCATGACGGAAATGGAAGCCGCCGTGGCCCGCTGCCAGCTTCACAAACTGGAAGGACTTCTTGAAAAGCGTCTGGAAAACTGCCGCTACATGACCGAAGGCCTTTCCCAAATCCCCGCCATCACAGCGCCGGTCATCCGTGAGAACTGCAGACACGCCTTCTATGTCCATGCCTGCAAATTTGACGAAACCCTTGCAGGCGTTTCCCGCAACACCTTCATGGACGCGGTGAAAGCCGAGCTTCCCTGCACCGAAGGTCGGGAGTCCGAAGGGGTGAAGATCGGCTGCGGTTATGTGAAGCCCCTCTACCTCCTGCCCCTTTTTCAGCAGAAAATCGCCCACGGCAGCGGCCACTTCCCCTTCACCTCCCCATGGAATCCCTCTGTACCGGATTATGGCAAAGGAAGCTGCCCCGTATGCGAAGATCTGCACGAAAAAACCCTTTTCACCCACGAGCTCATGCTCCCTTCCATGGAAAAGGCCGATATGGACGACGTTCTCCGGGCCTTCACCAAGGTCTGGGAAGCCAGAGATCAGCTAAAAGGGAATATAAAATGA
- the pseF gene encoding pseudaminic acid cytidylyltransferase gives MTIAIIPARGGSKRIPLKNIRPFAGKPMIAHSIEAAKQAGVFDRILVSTDSPDIAAIAREYGAETPFVRPPELSDDHTPTAPVLLHCLEWLKERGETPASACCIYATAPLIQARHIREGHETLTKNAVSSVFSVTSFPFPIFRALHITQTGHLAMFWPEHELTRSNDLAEAFHDAGQFYWFDCRKFMERPKLYTADALPVILPRHLVQDIDTEEDWQRAEYLFQAIHLSGEKKGTTP, from the coding sequence ATGACCATTGCCATAATACCCGCAAGGGGGGGGAGTAAACGCATCCCCTTAAAAAATATCCGGCCCTTTGCCGGAAAACCCATGATTGCCCACAGCATTGAGGCGGCAAAACAGGCAGGGGTTTTCGACCGCATTCTCGTTTCTACGGATTCTCCTGACATCGCAGCCATTGCCCGTGAATACGGGGCGGAAACCCCCTTTGTGCGGCCTCCGGAGCTTTCCGACGATCACACGCCCACAGCACCCGTTCTCCTTCACTGCCTTGAATGGCTGAAGGAAAGGGGAGAAACTCCAGCATCCGCCTGCTGCATCTACGCCACAGCCCCCCTGATTCAGGCCCGCCACATCCGTGAAGGCCATGAAACCCTTACAAAAAACGCCGTTTCTTCCGTTTTTTCCGTCACAAGCTTTCCCTTTCCCATTTTCAGGGCCCTGCACATAACCCAGACCGGGCACCTTGCCATGTTCTGGCCGGAGCATGAGCTCACCCGCTCCAACGATCTAGCCGAAGCCTTCCATGATGCAGGACAGTTTTACTGGTTTGACTGCAGAAAATTCATGGAAAGGCCGAAACTCTATACAGCCGATGCCCTGCCCGTGATTCTGCCCCGGCATCTGGTTCAGGACATTGACACGGAAGAAGACTGGCAGCGGGCGGAATATCTGTTTCAGGCCATCCACCTTTCCGGAGAAAAGAAAGGGACCACCCCATGA
- a CDS encoding Gfo/Idh/MocA family protein → MQHYRAALCGLGNIAWRFDHNSTKPVRLSHAGAFLANTRIRLAGGFDPQAREREAFTKALKQPAFENLEALLAEKPDIVSICSPAPLHFEQAMACMEKAVPMIWLEKPPALSLGEMDALIRASEQRGNTLLVNYQRRYLPSYQEMKKALTEETLGPCRHIRAVYSRGLEANGSHMLDMIFFLTEDRMRAELLWVSGKGESPSFGFRLKTQSEIESTPNGMPHPAPLPEGDKGPCGFRKLPEDVEVSVTGMDLSYHNIDMELTCEQGRLSILHGGMTALLEKKEEHEYFKGFFRLKPDPEAFLTRLSGITGAMENALSDLMESHEKKRPPLSTLRSSRKTMALMERVRHFQKTGRAL, encoded by the coding sequence ATGCAGCATTACCGTGCAGCCCTCTGCGGCCTTGGCAACATCGCCTGGCGTTTTGACCACAATTCCACAAAGCCAGTCCGCCTTTCCCACGCAGGGGCTTTTCTTGCCAATACACGCATCCGGCTTGCCGGAGGCTTTGACCCGCAAGCCCGCGAGCGGGAGGCCTTCACCAAAGCGTTAAAGCAGCCCGCCTTTGAAAACCTGGAAGCCCTGCTTGCGGAAAAACCAGACATCGTCAGCATCTGCTCTCCGGCTCCCTTGCACTTTGAACAGGCCATGGCCTGCATGGAAAAGGCCGTGCCCATGATCTGGCTGGAAAAACCCCCGGCCCTGAGCCTTGGGGAAATGGATGCCCTCATCCGGGCTTCGGAGCAAAGGGGCAATACCCTCCTTGTCAATTACCAGCGGCGCTACCTGCCTTCCTATCAGGAGATGAAAAAAGCGCTCACGGAAGAAACCTTAGGCCCCTGCAGGCATATCCGGGCCGTGTATTCCAGGGGGCTGGAAGCCAACGGCTCCCACATGCTGGACATGATCTTCTTTCTCACGGAAGACAGAATGAGGGCAGAACTGCTCTGGGTATCCGGCAAAGGAGAAAGCCCCTCCTTCGGTTTCCGCCTGAAGACCCAGTCTGAAATTGAAAGCACCCCAAACGGCATGCCTCACCCCGCCCCTCTTCCAGAGGGAGACAAAGGGCCTTGCGGTTTCAGAAAACTCCCTGAAGATGTGGAAGTATCGGTGACGGGCATGGATCTTTCTTACCACAACATCGACATGGAGCTGACCTGTGAGCAGGGCCGCCTTTCCATCCTGCACGGCGGCATGACAGCCCTTTTGGAAAAAAAGGAAGAACACGAATATTTCAAAGGCTTTTTCCGGCTCAAACCCGATCCAGAGGCTTTCCTCACCAGACTTTCCGGCATTACCGGAGCCATGGAAAACGCCCTTTCAGATCTCATGGAAAGTCATGAAAAGAAGCGGCCTCCCCTCAGTACCCTCCGCTCTTCCCGCAAAACCATGGCCCTCATGGAAAGGGTACGCCACTTCCAGAAGACGGGGAGGGCCCTGTGA
- the pseB gene encoding UDP-N-acetylglucosamine 4,6-dehydratase (inverting) — MFDQKSILITGGTGSFGKQYTRTLLSRYTPSRIAIYSRDELKQYEMAQEFDDPCMRFFIGDVRDKERLTMAMRGVDIVIHAAALKQVPAAEYNPMECIKTNINGAQNVIEAAFANNVSKVIALSTDKAANPINLYGATKLASDKLFVAANNMAGGHKTVFSVVRYGNVVGSRGSVVPFFKKLIEEKSDHLPITDPRMTRFWITLQQGVDFVLKNFERMRGGEIFVPKIPSVRITDLAEAMAPDLEQRIIGIRPGEKIHETMCPEDDSHLTLEFHDHYVIRPTIIFSNRNNIFDVNMLREEGQPVPENFAYNSGTNPHFLSVEEIGAFNHLAELDY; from the coding sequence ATGTTCGATCAAAAATCCATCCTCATCACAGGCGGTACCGGCTCCTTTGGGAAACAGTACACAAGAACCCTGCTCTCCCGCTACACTCCCTCCCGCATTGCCATCTATTCCCGAGACGAACTCAAACAGTATGAAATGGCTCAGGAATTTGATGATCCCTGCATGCGCTTTTTTATCGGAGATGTGCGGGACAAGGAGCGCCTCACCATGGCCATGCGGGGCGTGGATATTGTAATCCACGCAGCAGCCCTCAAGCAGGTGCCTGCTGCGGAATACAACCCCATGGAGTGCATCAAAACCAATATCAACGGTGCCCAGAATGTCATTGAAGCGGCCTTCGCCAATAATGTTTCCAAGGTCATAGCTTTGTCCACGGACAAGGCCGCCAACCCCATTAATTTATACGGAGCCACCAAACTGGCCTCGGACAAGCTCTTTGTGGCCGCCAACAATATGGCAGGGGGTCATAAAACCGTCTTTTCCGTGGTCCGCTACGGCAATGTTGTGGGCTCCAGAGGCTCTGTGGTACCTTTTTTTAAAAAACTCATTGAAGAAAAAAGTGACCACCTTCCCATTACAGATCCCCGCATGACCCGTTTCTGGATTACCCTGCAACAGGGCGTTGATTTTGTTTTGAAAAACTTTGAACGCATGCGGGGTGGAGAAATCTTTGTTCCTAAAATTCCGTCGGTCCGCATCACGGATCTGGCAGAAGCCATGGCTCCCGATCTGGAGCAGCGCATCATTGGTATCCGACCCGGAGAAAAAATACATGAAACCATGTGCCCTGAAGACGACTCCCACCTGACACTGGAATTCCATGATCATTATGTCATCCGGCCCACCATCATTTTCTCCAACCGGAACAATATCTTTGATGTCAATATGCTGAGGGAGGAAGGCCAGCCCGTACCGGAAAATTTTGCCTACAACTCCGGCACCAATCCGCACTTTCTTTCCGTTGAGGAAATTGGTGCCTTCAACCATCTGGCGGAACTGGATTATTGA
- a CDS encoding Rpn family recombination-promoting nuclease/putative transposase encodes MPELLLTDHLALHFLELPKITDYNVEKTIDMWLYYLKNEGQSREDKIMETILKNNPHIASAREKYIKFTQDEHMREAYESHLKWKRDQKTDLLYAEKKGRHEEKFETIMRLSKLNLNPHDIAVGVGLTPEKVKEVLAAGDKGLDLLAGKE; translated from the coding sequence ATGCCGGAACTGCTTCTGACGGATCATCTTGCCCTGCATTTCCTTGAACTTCCAAAGATTACTGATTACAATGTGGAAAAGACCATAGACATGTGGCTCTATTACCTCAAAAATGAAGGCCAGAGCAGGGAGGATAAAATCATGGAAACCATCTTGAAGAACAACCCCCACATCGCCAGCGCCAGAGAAAAGTATATCAAGTTCACCCAAGACGAGCATATGCGTGAAGCCTATGAATCCCACCTCAAATGGAAGCGGGATCAAAAGACGGATCTGCTTTATGCTGAAAAGAAGGGACGACATGAAGAGAAGTTTGAAACCATCATGCGTCTTTCCAAGCTCAATCTAAATCCCCATGATATTGCCGTAGGTGTTGGCCTTACCCCTGAAAAAGTCAAAGAAGTCCTTGCTGCAGGGGATAAGGGGTTGGATCTGCTTGCGGGCAAAGAATAG
- a CDS encoding Rpn family recombination-promoting nuclease/putative transposase, with translation MKKKKQDTYLDDLLKSNPHDALAKRILGXKSXAVDFFKVMLPEEVVALLDMETLKAEKDSFVSPKLRSAFSDLVFSVKLKDSRTKAFLYTLIEHKSQPDIWYILQILKYMSAVWESFHRNXPDKLLPPILPLVVYHGREGWLSRDIVDLLDGGHPNIFRPFTPQXHTLLCDVSTLDPNTLQHNIVLKVFLKILGSVMGPEIKDDLPEMIQMLTKMMEPGKTTLEYIEIFLRYVISASQDIDEATIEKALENSGYMEVLMPTLAQKWIEEGMIMGEQRGLIMGEQRGEQRGLKIGEQKGLVRLMREKYETIMSLREFHMKPEDIARATRLTPEKVREILAAGDKGLDLLISDNTTKH, from the coding sequence ATGAAAAAGAAAAAGCAGGACACTTATCTGGATGATCTCCTGAAGAGCAACCCCCATGATGCTCTGGCAAARAGAATCCTTGGCMAAAAAAGCMATGCCGTGGATTTTTTCAAAGTCATGCTGCCAGAAGAGGTGGTTGCACTTCTTGATATGGAGACCCTCAAGGCTGAAAAGGACAGCTTTGTCAGCCCAAAACTTCGGAGTGCCTTCAGCGACCTTGTRTTCAGCGTAAAACTCAAAGACAGCAGGACAAAGGCTTTCCTCTACACACTCATTGAACACAAAAGCCAGCCCGATATCTGGTACATCCTCCAGATACTCAAATATATGAGTGCCGTATGGGAAAGCTTCCACAGAAATAMCCCGGATAAACTTCTGCCCCCCATCCTTCCCCTTGTCGTTTATCACGGCAGGGAAGGATGGCTTTCAAGGGATATTGTGGATCTGCTGGACGGTGGTCATCCAAACATCTTCCGRCCCTTCACACCACAGTTMCATACCCTGCTTTGTGATGTCAGCACCCTTGACCCCAATACCCTCCAGCACAATATTGTGCTAAAGGTTTTCTTAAAGATTCTGGGTTCCGTCATGGGGCCTGAAATCAAAGATGATCTCCCTGAGATGATTCAGATGCTGACTAAAATGATGGAGCCCGGCAAAACGACACTGGAATACATAGAAATTTTTCTGCGCTACGTCATCTCGGCAAGCCAGGACATTGACGAGGCCACCATTGAAAAGGCCCTCGAAAACAGCGGATACATGGAGGTGCTTATGCCCACATTGGCCCAAAAATGGATTGAAGAAGGCATGATTATGGGTGAACAAAGAGGCCTGATTATGGGCGAACAGAGAGGTGAACAAAGAGGCCTGAAAATAGGAGAGCAGAAAGGCCTGGTACGCCTGATGCGGGAAAAGTATGAAACCATCATGAGTCTCCGTGAATTCCATATGAAACCTGAGGATATTGCCAGAGCTACCAGGCTTACCCCTGAAAAGGTCAGAGAGATTCTTGCTGCCGGTGACAAGGGCTTGGATCTTCTCATAAGCGATAATACCACCAAACACTAG
- a CDS encoding ATP-binding protein, whose protein sequence is MKKLPIGIQSFEKIRENPGEYYYVDKSSFVKELCLQGGGYYFLSRPRRFGKSLFLDTLRQAFLGKKEYFKGLFLENNWDWNTSYPVIRISFGSGVFRSLEELKEAQEEILVRNCRDNGVSLPEAPSLRGKFLDLIEKLHKTTQQPVVVLVDEYDKPILDCIENKELAVKIREELKNLYSVFKDADAHLKFVFITGVSKFSKVSLFSGLNNLNDITLDARYSHICGYTHDEVEEVFQDQMISVNREKFRAWYNGYAWLGEKVYNPFDVLLFFDKKEFQPYWFETATPTFLIQLMGKQQYFVPSMEDIVLGRELIGSLDVDMIYVENLLFQTGYLTIKEKMPGEGMIRFRMGYPNLEVKYSLTNYFLNYLVQDYRKKEIIRSSLYTCFEQENPEAMKDLFQSFFASIPHDWYRKNQLAGYEGYYASIFYCYFAASGFDVKAEDATSHGRMDMSVFYKDTVYIFEFKVIENSTKGSAMEQLHKKQYHRKYAKEGTCIYLIAVEFSEKERNIKNFTVEKPAIP, encoded by the coding sequence ATGAAAAAACTCCCCATTGGCATCCAGAGCTTTGAAAAAATCAGAGAAAATCCCGGAGAATACTACTACGTGGACAAAAGCTCATTTGTGAAGGAACTTTGCCTTCAGGGGGGCGGTTATTATTTTCTTTCAAGACCCAGACGCTTTGGCAAAAGTCTTTTTCTGGACACCCTCAGGCAGGCCTTCCTAGGGAAAAAAGAATATTTTAAAGGGCTTTTCCTTGAAAACAACTGGGACTGGAACACTTCATATCCCGTCATCCGCATCAGCTTCGGCTCCGGTGTTTTCAGGTCATTAGAAGAACTCAAGGAAGCTCAGGAAGAAATTCTTGTAAGAAACTGCCGGGACAATGGCGTTTCCCTGCCAGAAGCGCCAAGCCTTAGAGGCAAATTCCTTGACCTGATTGAAAAGCTTCACAAAACTACACAGCAGCCGGTTGTGGTGCTGGTGGATGAATACGACAAACCCATCCTGGACTGCATTGAAAACAAAGAGCTTGCCGTAAAAATCCGGGAAGAACTCAAAAACCTATACTCTGTTTTCAAGGATGCAGACGCCCACTTAAAGTTTGTTTTCATTACAGGAGTCAGCAAATTTTCCAAGGTTTCCCTTTTCAGTGGGCTGAATAACCTCAATGATATCACCCTGGATGCCCGATACAGCCATATATGTGGCTACACCCATGATGAGGTGGAAGAGGTATTCCAAGATCAGATGATTTCTGTAAACAGAGAAAAGTTCAGGGCCTGGTACAACGGCTATGCCTGGCTGGGAGAAAAGGTGTACAACCCCTTTGATGTGCTGCTTTTTTTCGACAAAAAGGAATTTCAGCCCTACTGGTTTGAAACCGCAACGCCCACCTTCCTCATTCAGCTCATGGGAAAGCAGCAGTATTTTGTTCCTTCCATGGAAGACATCGTGCTGGGAAGAGAGCTCATCGGCTCCCTTGATGTGGACATGATCTATGTGGAAAACCTGCTCTTTCAAACGGGATATCTCACCATCAAGGAAAAAATGCCCGGAGAAGGCATGATCCGCTTCAGGATGGGATACCCCAACCTTGAGGTCAAATACAGCCTCACCAATTATTTTTTAAACTATCTGGTTCAGGACTACCGAAAAAAAGAAATCATCCGCAGCAGCCTCTACACCTGTTTTGAACAGGAAAATCCAGAGGCCATGAAGGATCTGTTCCAGAGCTTTTTTGCATCCATCCCCCACGACTGGTACAGAAAAAACCAGCTGGCTGGCTATGAAGGATACTATGCCAGCATTTTCTACTGTTACTTTGCAGCATCAGGATTTGATGTGAAGGCAGAAGATGCCACAAGTCATGGACGCATGGACATGAGTGTTTTTTACAAAGATACCGTGTATATTTTTGAATTCAAGGTGATAGAAAACAGCACCAAAGGCTCTGCCATGGAGCAGCTCCATAAAAAACAGTACCACCGCAAATACGCCAAAGAGGGTACCTGCATCTATCTCATTGCCGTGGAGTTTTCTGAAAAAGAGCGCAACATCAAAAATTTCACCGTGGAAAAACCAGCAATTCCATGA